From the Desulfobotulus mexicanus genome, the window TCCAGCAGATCGAATCGGGTGAAAGCCCAGAGGTTATCGCCAGGGCTCTGGGTTACCATCGATCCGCAATTTACCAGTGGATAGCCAAATACCGCAAAGGCGGCCTTGACGCTTTAAAGACGAAACC encodes:
- a CDS encoding helix-turn-helix domain-containing protein, giving the protein MKKQDARKLDHKTREAIRIRAVQQIESGESPEVIARALGYHRSAIYQWIAKYRKGGLDALKTKP